From the Halichoerus grypus chromosome 3, mHalGry1.hap1.1, whole genome shotgun sequence genome, one window contains:
- the ZFYVE28 gene encoding lateral signaling target protein 2 homolog isoform X5, with product MMNRFRKWLYKPKRSDPQLLAQFYYADEELNQVAAELDSLDGRKDPQRCTLLVSQFRSCQDNVLNIINQIMDVCIPQDRAPRDFCVKFPEEIRHDNLAGQLWFGAECLAAGSIIMNRELESMAMRPLAKELTRSLEDVRGALRDQALRDLSTYTEKMREALRHFDVLFAEFELSYVSAMVPVKSPREYYVQQEVIVLFCETVERALDFGYLTQDMIDDYEPALMFTIPRLAIVWQQLSAATLMSKTTLC from the exons AGGTCGGACCCACAGCTGCTCGCCCAGTTCTACTATGCGGACGAGGAGCTGAACCAGGTGGCTGCTGAGCTGGACAGTCTGGACGGGCGGAAGGACCCGCAGCGGTGCACACTGCTCGTCAGCCAGTTTCGCTCCTGTCAG GACAACGTGTTAAACATCATTAATCAGATCATGGACGTGTGCATCCCCCAGGACCGAGCCCCGCGGGATTTCTGCGTCAAGTTCCCTGAGGAAATCCGGCACGACAACCTGGCAGGCCAGCTGTGGTTCGGTGCTGAG TGTCTGGCCGCCGGCTCCATCATCATGAACCGCGAGCTGGAGAGCATGGCCATGCGCCCGCTGGCCAAGGAGCTGACCCGCAGCCTGGAGGATGTGCGGGGTGCCCTCCGCGATCAGGCGCTGCGGGACCTCAGCACCTACACGGAGAAGATGAGGGAGGCGCTGAGGCACTTCGACGTCCTGTTTGCCGAGTTCGAGCTGAG CTACGTCTCCGCCATGGTGCCTGTGAAGTCCCCCAGGGAGTACTACGTGCAGCAGGAGGTCATCGTGCTGTTCTGCGAGACCGTGGAGAG GGCCCTGGACTTCGGGTACCTGACCCAGGACATGATTGACGACTACGAACCAGCCCTCATGTTTACCATCCCCAGGTTGGCCATCGTGTG GCAACAGCTCTCTGCGGCCACACTCATGTCGAAGACAACGCTGTGTTGA
- the ZFYVE28 gene encoding lateral signaling target protein 2 homolog isoform X6 — MMNRFRKWLYKPKRSDPQLLAQFYYADEELNQVAAELDSLDGRKDPQRCTLLVSQFRSCQDNVLNIINQIMDVCIPQDRAPRDFCVKFPEEIRHDNLAGQLWFGAECLAAGSIIMNRELESMAMRPLAKELTRSLEDVRGALRDQALRDLSTYTEKMREALRHFDVLFAEFELSYVSAMVPVKSPREYYVQQEVIVLFCETVERALDFGYLTQDMIDDYEPALMFTIPRLAIV, encoded by the exons AGGTCGGACCCACAGCTGCTCGCCCAGTTCTACTATGCGGACGAGGAGCTGAACCAGGTGGCTGCTGAGCTGGACAGTCTGGACGGGCGGAAGGACCCGCAGCGGTGCACACTGCTCGTCAGCCAGTTTCGCTCCTGTCAG GACAACGTGTTAAACATCATTAATCAGATCATGGACGTGTGCATCCCCCAGGACCGAGCCCCGCGGGATTTCTGCGTCAAGTTCCCTGAGGAAATCCGGCACGACAACCTGGCAGGCCAGCTGTGGTTCGGTGCTGAG TGTCTGGCCGCCGGCTCCATCATCATGAACCGCGAGCTGGAGAGCATGGCCATGCGCCCGCTGGCCAAGGAGCTGACCCGCAGCCTGGAGGATGTGCGGGGTGCCCTCCGCGATCAGGCGCTGCGGGACCTCAGCACCTACACGGAGAAGATGAGGGAGGCGCTGAGGCACTTCGACGTCCTGTTTGCCGAGTTCGAGCTGAG CTACGTCTCCGCCATGGTGCCTGTGAAGTCCCCCAGGGAGTACTACGTGCAGCAGGAGGTCATCGTGCTGTTCTGCGAGACCGTGGAGAG GGCCCTGGACTTCGGGTACCTGACCCAGGACATGATTGACGACTACGAACCAGCCCTCATGTTTACCATCCCCAGGTTGGCCATCGTGTG a